From one Aquicella lusitana genomic stretch:
- a CDS encoding DUF3421 domain-containing protein — translation MKTTSFFVLMGTTCFLSFAGTAYADNYYSSSSQMPNEGYYSSQSANDGDWYSSNTERERTHPHTKSHHGISISVNVPSLNGRVIAGREGTYFVPAHARRQHNRTPHWIDMMSGMPAPEDAVIGGIEPQNTLYVCRGNYRGGIHPGKVVAGKCNISWGGDEISLSRYQILVSRSRLSWVSASHGYIPANAIQGGNEHGAPLYICQANYRGSMHPGKVVGQMCNIGWGGREIAIPYYNVLVS, via the coding sequence ATGAAAACAACCTCTTTTTTTGTCCTGATGGGAACCACCTGCTTTTTATCCTTCGCAGGCACAGCCTACGCTGATAATTACTATAGTTCTTCTTCCCAAATGCCCAATGAAGGCTATTATTCATCCCAAAGCGCAAATGACGGTGACTGGTATAGCAGCAATACAGAAAGAGAACGAACCCACCCTCATACAAAATCGCATCATGGCATATCCATTTCAGTAAACGTACCGAGCCTCAACGGCCGCGTGATAGCCGGTCGGGAAGGAACGTATTTTGTACCAGCACACGCGCGACGTCAGCACAACAGGACACCCCATTGGATCGACATGATGTCTGGCATGCCTGCGCCTGAAGACGCGGTTATTGGCGGAATCGAGCCCCAGAACACGCTGTATGTGTGCCGCGGCAACTATCGTGGCGGCATTCATCCGGGCAAAGTCGTTGCCGGCAAATGCAATATAAGCTGGGGCGGTGATGAAATTTCTCTATCCCGCTATCAAATCCTAGTAAGCCGTTCCCGCTTAAGCTGGGTTTCAGCGAGCCACGGCTATATCCCCGCCAATGCTATTCAAGGGGGTAATGAACACGGCGCCCCATTATATATTTGCCAAGCAAATTATCGCGGCAGCATGCACCCAGGCAAAGTAGTCGGACAAATGTGCAACATTGGCTGGGGCGGAAGAGAAATCGCGATTCCTTATTATAATGTGCTGGTAAGTTAG
- a CDS encoding Dps family protein: MKHEMKNKTSAAHKKNPQLIDSLAHLLADTYHLYLKTQNFHWNVRGPHFFEYHKMFEEQYQQLADATDKIAERMRALREPAPASFSKFLQLTSLAEAGHNLSAKEMLEEALADHEAIAKTIAGLFEIAEECGDEVTLDLFIERKTEHDKTAWMLRSLLEAR, from the coding sequence ATGAAACACGAAATGAAAAACAAAACTTCCGCTGCCCACAAGAAAAACCCTCAGTTAATTGACAGCCTTGCCCATCTGCTTGCTGATACTTATCATCTGTATCTCAAAACTCAGAATTTTCACTGGAATGTCAGAGGTCCACATTTTTTTGAATATCATAAAATGTTTGAAGAACAGTACCAGCAACTAGCCGATGCGACTGACAAGATCGCTGAACGCATGCGGGCACTCCGTGAACCCGCACCCGCTTCTTTTTCCAAATTTCTGCAATTAACCTCACTGGCAGAAGCAGGACACAACCTGAGCGCGAAAGAAATGCTGGAAGAAGCGCTTGCAGACCATGAAGCCATTGCGAAAACGATTGCCGGATTATTTGAAATCGCTGAGGAATGCGGCGATGAAGTCACGCTCGACCTTTTTATTGAGCGCAAAACGGAACATGACAAAACCGCATGGATGCTGCGCAGCCTGCTGGAAGCGAGGTAA
- the istB gene encoding IS21-like element helper ATPase IstB: protein MLTQPTLEKLRALKLSGMAEAFCEQLQKPMPDLDFEARLGLLIDREWYLRENRRLNRRLAQAKLKAQACIEDIDFKHTRNLNKTVVQELARGQWIQQHLNLLITGPTGCGKTYIACALAHKTCLIGMSARYYRLPRLWHELKIAKANGSYANWLAQLAKIDVLILDDWGLATPDDDQRRDLLEILDDRYQRKSTIITSQLPITHWHEHLNDATLADAILDRLIHNSIRLELDGDSLRKKQKSLQTDEV from the coding sequence ATGTTAACTCAACCAACGTTAGAAAAACTAAGAGCGCTAAAATTATCTGGAATGGCAGAAGCTTTTTGTGAACAATTACAAAAACCCATGCCTGATCTGGATTTTGAAGCTCGCTTAGGGTTGTTGATCGATCGTGAATGGTATTTGAGAGAAAACCGCCGCTTAAACAGACGGCTTGCACAAGCAAAACTTAAAGCTCAGGCTTGCATCGAGGACATTGATTTTAAACATACCCGCAATTTAAACAAAACTGTCGTACAAGAACTTGCCCGAGGGCAATGGATTCAACAACACTTGAACTTACTGATTACTGGGCCAACGGGTTGCGGCAAAACTTATATTGCCTGCGCGCTTGCACATAAGACTTGCTTGATTGGCATGTCTGCGCGTTATTATCGACTCCCACGTCTTTGGCATGAATTAAAAATCGCAAAAGCAAATGGTAGCTATGCTAATTGGCTCGCACAACTAGCAAAAATTGATGTTCTTATCTTAGATGATTGGGGATTAGCAACTCCTGACGATGACCAACGCCGCGATCTGTTAGAAATACTTGATGATCGCTACCAACGAAAATCAACTATCATCACCAGTCAGTTACCAATCACACATTGGCATGAACATTTGAATGATGCCACTCTTGCAGACGCTATCCTTGATAGATTAATTCACAACTCAATCAGATTGGAATTAGATGGCGATTCACTTAGAAAAAAACAAAAATCTTTACAGACCGATGAAGTTTAA
- the istA gene encoding IS21 family transposase, whose amino-acid sequence MRKISEVLRQYHELKCSHRVIARSLNIGKTTVTRYLERAKAAGINWPLPQSMTEEDLYNRLFPSAVKVSRQKAFPDWERVYKELRKKGVTLQLLWREYRDVQPEGLGYSQFCTHYRAYLKATSPIMRQVHKGGEKTFVDYAGMTVPWIDPGTGEIHEAQIFVGCLGASQFTFAEATATQQIPDWIQSHVRMWEYFGGVSEIVVPDNLKAGVKKSHRYDPDINANYQHVGEHYGFAIVPARVYEAKDKAKVENAVGIVERQILAPMRHITFTSIAEINAAIKPRLAVLNNQSFQKMKTSRRALFEEIDKSALKPLPPEKYQYAEWQHAKVHIDYHFVFDDHYYSVPYKYIHHEVEIRATANTVECFYERKRIASHPRSYHRYKHSTIKEHMPPAHRAHAEWSPDRMKRWANKIGPHTMKFIDRLIASRAFPEQAYRACLGVLRLGSRYGENRLEKACAIANESGATRYSQVEAILKNKLDTVPNSHSTNTPVISSHGNIRGSDYYK is encoded by the coding sequence ATGCGTAAAATCAGTGAAGTTTTAAGGCAATACCATGAGTTAAAATGCAGCCATCGAGTTATTGCAAGAAGTTTAAATATTGGAAAGACAACCGTTACAAGATACTTAGAACGGGCGAAAGCAGCAGGAATTAATTGGCCTTTGCCGCAATCGATGACAGAAGAAGATTTATACAATCGTCTTTTTCCATCTGCTGTAAAGGTCTCAAGACAGAAGGCATTTCCTGATTGGGAACGGGTCTATAAAGAGCTACGCAAAAAGGGCGTGACCTTACAACTACTCTGGCGAGAATATCGCGATGTTCAGCCGGAGGGCCTGGGTTATTCCCAATTTTGTACCCACTATCGAGCTTATCTCAAGGCGACATCACCCATCATGCGGCAAGTACACAAAGGTGGTGAAAAAACATTTGTAGACTATGCGGGCATGACAGTACCTTGGATTGATCCAGGGACAGGCGAAATTCATGAAGCACAAATTTTTGTAGGCTGTTTAGGCGCATCACAATTTACTTTTGCTGAAGCAACTGCCACGCAGCAAATACCTGATTGGATTCAATCACACGTCAGAATGTGGGAATATTTTGGCGGGGTCAGTGAAATCGTTGTACCAGACAATTTAAAAGCGGGTGTAAAAAAATCTCACCGCTATGATCCCGACATCAATGCAAACTATCAGCATGTGGGCGAGCATTATGGTTTTGCCATTGTTCCTGCGCGTGTTTATGAAGCAAAAGACAAAGCAAAAGTTGAAAATGCGGTTGGTATAGTTGAAAGACAAATTCTTGCGCCAATGCGGCATATCACTTTTACGAGTATTGCTGAAATTAACGCAGCCATCAAACCTCGTCTTGCTGTCCTTAACAATCAATCCTTTCAAAAAATGAAAACATCAAGACGGGCATTATTTGAAGAAATAGATAAATCAGCGCTAAAGCCACTGCCACCCGAAAAATACCAATACGCCGAATGGCAACACGCAAAAGTTCATATCGATTATCATTTTGTATTTGACGATCATTATTACAGCGTGCCGTATAAATATATTCATCATGAAGTTGAGATCCGTGCTACAGCTAACACGGTGGAGTGTTTTTATGAGAGAAAACGTATTGCTTCACATCCACGCAGTTATCATCGGTATAAACACAGCACCATCAAGGAACACATGCCGCCTGCACATCGTGCACATGCGGAATGGTCGCCAGACCGCATGAAGCGATGGGCAAATAAAATTGGCCCGCATACGATGAAGTTTATTGATCGCTTAATCGCCTCGCGCGCGTTTCCAGAACAAGCTTATCGCGCTTGCCTTGGTGTGCTTCGCCTAGGCTCAAGATATGGCGAAAACCGTCTTGAAAAAGCCTGCGCTATCGCCAATGAATCTGGTGCAACACGTTACAGCCAAGTCGAAGCAATATTAAAAAACAAACTTGATACTGTTCCCAATTCTCATTCGACGAATACGCCTGTTATTTCGTCGCATGGAAATATCCGTGGTTCTGACTATTACAAATAA
- a CDS encoding FUSC family protein — MDAAQPAGSEVKVSVIIAKWFDTERITHSIKTAIACMIGFLLANIVGFPTASQWIVVSIIVVMCAQIYVGGMMQKAYLRFLGTIVGCLFAIIALTSAGDTDLVIMITLALSSFIFSYLATGQESMSYAGTLGAATTAIIMLGNPPTLLTAGARFMEISIGILIAALVSQFVLPIHARTHLRRTQAATLSQLRDFYKNLMTSFTSSSEAMQYEELDDSIVKSISRQRLLAKEALRERVGALFDPKHFVHSLYCEREMLRAIDFMHHALVNIKDARDLFTQSAALHTLNDTIIQSLDTIIQTIEAGTATPGHIHIPSIDPLREDIQKSVSTPTREQQIYINGFLFSAEVLLHSLSKLAMLYQVPVFTVSEAPETVKKET, encoded by the coding sequence ATGGATGCTGCGCAGCCTGCTGGAAGCGAGGTAAAGGTAAGCGTGATTATTGCAAAGTGGTTTGATACAGAACGCATCACGCACAGCATTAAGACAGCGATAGCCTGCATGATTGGTTTTCTGTTAGCCAATATCGTGGGCTTTCCTACAGCAAGCCAATGGATCGTGGTTTCCATCATCGTCGTCATGTGTGCGCAAATTTATGTAGGCGGAATGATGCAGAAAGCCTATTTGCGCTTCCTGGGCACGATTGTCGGTTGCTTGTTCGCCATTATCGCGCTCACATCGGCTGGCGATACCGACCTCGTCATCATGATTACGCTCGCTCTCTCCAGTTTTATCTTTAGCTATCTTGCCACAGGCCAGGAAAGCATGAGTTATGCCGGCACCCTGGGTGCCGCCACCACAGCAATTATCATGCTGGGCAATCCACCTACCCTCCTAACAGCGGGCGCTCGCTTCATGGAAATCAGCATAGGCATTCTGATCGCAGCCCTTGTCTCACAATTTGTTTTACCCATCCACGCCCGCACCCATTTACGCCGCACGCAGGCCGCTACACTGTCTCAATTACGCGATTTTTACAAGAACCTCATGACCTCTTTCACGAGCAGCAGTGAGGCCATGCAATACGAAGAGCTTGATGACAGCATTGTCAAATCCATCTCGAGGCAGCGATTACTCGCTAAAGAAGCCTTGCGGGAAAGAGTGGGCGCCCTCTTCGACCCCAAACACTTTGTGCATTCCTTGTATTGCGAAAGAGAAATGCTACGCGCAATTGACTTCATGCACCATGCGCTGGTCAATATTAAAGATGCACGAGACCTCTTTACCCAATCCGCCGCGCTGCATACGCTTAACGATACAATTATTCAGTCTCTGGATACCATTATTCAAACCATTGAAGCAGGCACGGCCACGCCTGGACACATTCACATTCCTTCAATTGATCCACTCAGGGAAGATATTCAAAAGTCTGTATCCACACCTACACGGGAACAACAAATTTATATCAATGGCTTCCTTTTTTCCGCAGAAGTGCTGCTCCATTCCTTATCGAAGCTGGCAATGCTCTATCAAGTGCCTGTTTTTACCGTCAGTGAAGCGCCCGAGACGGTGAAAAAAGAAACGTAA
- the rimP gene encoding ribosome maturation factor RimP has protein sequence MKKIDPELHERLAKLISSMGYELIGCELLSQGRQMVFRIYIDSPKGVTIDDCSSVSYQVSAMMDVEDPLQGRYSLEVSSPGINRPLFELGHYQKQVGSRVKIRLYSPINQRKQYKGVLKRVEDENIYLLVEDSEQEVVLPFSTIEKGNVIGDIRFQKSDAKSQKTED, from the coding sequence ATGAAAAAGATTGATCCCGAATTGCATGAACGATTGGCAAAGCTAATAAGTTCAATGGGTTATGAGTTGATTGGCTGCGAGTTGTTATCGCAGGGCCGGCAGATGGTGTTTCGTATCTATATAGATAGCCCTAAAGGGGTGACAATAGATGACTGCTCTAGTGTGAGCTATCAGGTCAGCGCAATGATGGATGTAGAGGACCCTCTTCAGGGGCGTTATTCCCTGGAAGTTTCCTCGCCAGGCATTAATCGGCCGCTTTTTGAGCTCGGGCATTATCAGAAACAGGTAGGTAGCCGGGTGAAAATACGGTTGTATTCGCCCATCAATCAACGTAAACAGTATAAGGGTGTGCTGAAACGAGTTGAGGATGAGAATATCTACCTATTGGTAGAGGACTCGGAGCAGGAAGTTGTGCTGCCTTTTTCTACGATTGAAAAAGGTAATGTAATTGGTGATATCCGTTTTCAAAAGTCAGATGCCAAAAGTCAGAAGACAGAAGACTAA
- the truB gene encoding tRNA pseudouridine(55) synthase TruB: protein MRRQVHGILLLDKPIDITSNAALQKVKRLFSAKKAGHTGSLDPLATGMLPLCFGEATKFSQFLLESDKTYHVVVKLGVQTTTGDAEGEVVATAPVVDVTTDRIEQVMKTFLGEIEQVPPMYSAIKHQGKPLYELARRGIEVAREPRRIRIFSIKLEQLKQDECTFSVHCSKGTYIRTLAEDIGRALGCGGHVIALRRLTVMPYGNAQMYTLSTLEAIAETTGYEGLAACLLPVETAVQVYPAVKLSTSAAFYLRMGQPVRAPFTLDTPLVRLLTEDARFLGVGEVMSDGRVKPHRLLSSPNSATAIAS, encoded by the coding sequence ATGCGACGCCAAGTTCACGGTATTCTTTTACTGGACAAGCCCATCGATATCACTTCTAACGCGGCCTTGCAAAAGGTAAAGCGCCTGTTTAGTGCTAAAAAAGCAGGTCATACAGGAAGCCTGGATCCGCTAGCGACAGGTATGCTGCCGCTCTGTTTTGGCGAGGCAACCAAATTTTCACAGTTTCTGCTGGAATCCGACAAAACCTATCATGTTGTTGTTAAGCTGGGCGTGCAAACCACCACAGGTGATGCGGAAGGTGAAGTGGTTGCAACCGCTCCTGTTGTCGATGTGACGACTGATCGCATAGAGCAGGTCATGAAGACTTTTCTTGGCGAGATTGAGCAAGTTCCGCCTATGTACTCCGCCATCAAGCATCAGGGTAAACCATTATACGAGCTCGCGCGGCGTGGCATCGAGGTTGCGCGTGAGCCGCGACGGATCAGAATATTTTCTATCAAGCTGGAACAACTTAAACAGGATGAATGCACCTTCTCTGTGCATTGCAGCAAGGGAACCTACATACGAACACTGGCAGAAGATATTGGCCGCGCATTGGGTTGTGGTGGTCACGTAATTGCATTACGGCGACTGACTGTAATGCCTTATGGCAATGCGCAGATGTATACCTTGTCGACATTGGAAGCGATTGCGGAAACCACCGGCTATGAAGGATTGGCCGCTTGTCTTTTACCAGTTGAAACAGCGGTGCAGGTTTATCCAGCAGTGAAATTGTCGACCTCAGCGGCGTTTTATTTACGCATGGGGCAACCTGTGCGGGCGCCTTTTACACTGGATACGCCCCTAGTGCGTCTGCTTACTGAAGATGCACGATTTCTGGGTGTGGGTGAAGTCATGTCTGACGGCCGTGTTAAACCGCATCGTCTGCTTTCATCGCCCAATAGCGCTACTGCGATAGCGAGTTGA
- the rbfA gene encoding 30S ribosome-binding factor RbfA produces the protein MKRRFDRTQRVADLIQKTLAHMLLTEMDERFRFVTITSVTVSRDLSYAKVYVSVLADEEDKIKQIVEALNNTAKSLRYNLAHEVDLRVVPELKFVYDESTARGFKISSLIDNAVKKSEKKTKE, from the coding sequence ATGAAACGGCGCTTTGATCGAACTCAGCGCGTGGCGGATCTCATTCAGAAAACGCTAGCGCATATGCTGCTAACCGAGATGGATGAACGATTTCGCTTTGTGACGATTACCAGTGTCACCGTGTCACGCGATCTTTCGTATGCCAAAGTCTATGTCAGTGTTCTCGCGGATGAGGAAGACAAAATCAAGCAAATCGTGGAAGCATTGAATAACACTGCCAAATCATTACGATATAATCTTGCCCATGAGGTTGACTTGCGTGTCGTTCCCGAACTCAAGTTTGTCTATGATGAATCCACTGCGCGCGGATTTAAGATATCATCGCTGATTGATAATGCGGTGAAAAAATCGGAAAAAAAAACGAAAGAATAG
- the infB gene encoding translation initiation factor IF-2 produces MVKETEKKGVPIEQFAEEIGVKSVDRLHEQFKDAGIKVDKFINEDQMQKFLRYLQQHHGAKQEAAPDKIVLRRAKTSEIKLGGSHGAGKTVSIQVRKKRTYVKRALSEEETKGKPEEAKAEPVTLVEVSETPSGVTEIQAAKPEVVAEPTGEAQAVPAEAVSDQEAAAKTAEEKTAEEKAKPAVKRKEKFRDAEAEELESERKKKKKVRDASRVVEERNFEALLARGADLSRVLRHADDDLADTAVRRGGKMRAGAQPKVKVQAFTRPTAPVVREVEIPETINLGELAQRMSVKAAEVIKVLMKMGVMATINQTIDQDTAVLIVEEMGHKPKPVSSDAIEEALAKSVEVQGEAQLRPPVITIMGHVDHGKTTLLDYIRTTKVAASEAGGITQHIGAYHVQTPKGTITFLDTPGHAAFTAMRARGAKLTDIVILVVAADDGVMPQTVEAIQHAKAANVPIVVAMNKMDKPGIDPDRVKNELAKQGLIPEEWGGDTMFVPISAKTGMGIDNLLDSVLVQAEVLELKAVVDCPARGVVIESRLDRGRGAVMSVLVQQGTLRKGDIILAGLEYGRIRALFDETGKPIESAGPSIPAEVLGLSGVPQAGDDFIIVPDEKRAREVAAFRQAKHREVKLARQAPKLEDLLQRIEEEKTATTLNIILKADVLGSVEALKQALTELSTSEVKANVISSGIGGINESDVNLAIASKAIIIAFNVRANAEARKLMETNGVDVHYHNIIYDVINQVKKAMSGVLAPEIHERIVGLAEVREVFRSSKTGTIAGCMVLEGFVKRNFPIRVLRDNVVIFEGSLESLRRFKEDVSEVRAGMECGIAVKNYNDVRAGDQIEVFEKIEVKREV; encoded by the coding sequence ATGGTAAAAGAGACTGAAAAGAAAGGCGTGCCAATTGAACAATTTGCTGAAGAAATTGGCGTTAAGTCTGTAGACCGTTTGCATGAGCAGTTTAAAGATGCCGGCATTAAGGTAGACAAATTTATCAACGAAGATCAGATGCAAAAATTTTTGCGTTATCTTCAGCAGCATCATGGCGCCAAACAGGAAGCTGCGCCGGATAAAATTGTATTGCGACGAGCTAAAACGAGCGAAATCAAGCTGGGCGGTTCACATGGCGCAGGCAAGACGGTCAGTATTCAAGTGCGCAAGAAGCGGACTTATGTAAAACGCGCGTTAAGTGAAGAAGAAACCAAAGGCAAACCGGAAGAAGCCAAGGCTGAACCTGTCACACTCGTAGAAGTATCAGAAACGCCTTCCGGAGTCACCGAAATTCAAGCTGCTAAACCTGAAGTTGTAGCGGAACCAACCGGCGAAGCGCAGGCAGTGCCTGCAGAAGCGGTTTCCGATCAGGAAGCTGCGGCTAAAACGGCAGAGGAAAAAACAGCGGAAGAAAAAGCCAAGCCCGCTGTTAAGCGTAAAGAAAAATTCCGTGATGCTGAAGCAGAAGAATTGGAAAGCGAGCGGAAAAAGAAAAAGAAAGTGCGTGATGCTTCCCGCGTTGTCGAGGAAAGAAATTTTGAAGCCCTTTTAGCGAGAGGCGCTGATTTAAGTCGTGTGCTGCGGCATGCGGATGACGATTTAGCTGATACCGCCGTAAGACGAGGCGGCAAAATGCGGGCGGGCGCACAACCTAAAGTCAAAGTACAAGCTTTTACCCGACCCACTGCACCAGTGGTACGCGAAGTCGAAATTCCCGAAACGATCAACCTGGGGGAGCTGGCACAGCGAATGTCTGTGAAGGCAGCTGAAGTAATTAAGGTGCTCATGAAAATGGGTGTCATGGCCACGATTAACCAGACCATTGATCAGGATACGGCCGTTCTCATCGTTGAAGAAATGGGGCACAAACCAAAGCCTGTCAGTTCAGATGCGATCGAAGAAGCATTGGCGAAATCTGTCGAAGTGCAGGGAGAAGCCCAACTGCGTCCCCCTGTTATTACCATCATGGGTCACGTTGATCATGGCAAAACAACACTGCTCGATTATATACGCACCACCAAAGTCGCCGCTTCTGAAGCCGGTGGTATCACACAGCATATTGGCGCCTACCATGTCCAAACACCCAAAGGAACCATTACTTTTCTTGATACGCCTGGCCACGCTGCGTTTACCGCCATGCGTGCACGCGGTGCAAAATTAACGGATATTGTTATTCTGGTGGTGGCTGCCGATGATGGCGTCATGCCGCAGACCGTTGAAGCTATTCAGCATGCCAAGGCGGCGAACGTACCCATTGTGGTCGCAATGAATAAGATGGATAAACCCGGTATCGATCCCGATCGTGTGAAAAACGAATTGGCCAAGCAGGGGTTGATTCCTGAAGAATGGGGCGGTGATACCATGTTTGTGCCTATTTCAGCAAAGACGGGTATGGGTATCGATAACCTGCTGGATTCCGTGCTGGTACAGGCTGAAGTATTAGAACTTAAAGCGGTTGTTGATTGTCCCGCACGCGGTGTTGTCATTGAATCCCGTCTTGATCGTGGACGAGGCGCTGTGATGAGCGTACTGGTTCAGCAAGGAACATTACGCAAGGGTGACATTATTCTTGCGGGTCTTGAATACGGTCGTATTCGCGCGTTATTTGACGAAACCGGCAAGCCGATTGAAAGCGCAGGACCTTCTATTCCCGCTGAAGTGCTGGGTCTTTCTGGCGTTCCACAGGCAGGTGATGATTTTATTATTGTGCCTGATGAAAAACGTGCGAGAGAAGTGGCGGCATTCCGCCAGGCAAAACACCGTGAGGTAAAATTGGCAAGGCAAGCCCCGAAACTGGAAGATTTATTGCAGCGTATAGAAGAGGAAAAGACGGCGACCACTTTAAATATTATTTTGAAAGCCGATGTACTCGGTTCCGTTGAAGCGCTGAAGCAGGCATTGACCGAATTGTCTACCTCTGAGGTAAAGGCCAACGTTATTTCGAGCGGCATTGGCGGTATTAATGAAAGTGATGTCAATCTTGCCATCGCATCCAAAGCCATCATCATTGCGTTTAACGTTCGCGCCAATGCAGAAGCCCGCAAACTGATGGAAACCAACGGTGTGGATGTGCACTACCATAACATCATTTACGATGTGATTAACCAGGTGAAGAAAGCCATGAGCGGTGTGCTCGCACCGGAGATCCATGAACGTATTGTGGGTCTTGCGGAAGTGCGCGAAGTGTTTCGTTCTTCCAAGACGGGCACTATTGCCGGTTGCATGGTGTTAGAAGGCTTTGTTAAACGTAATTTTCCCATCCGCGTGCTGCGCGACAATGTGGTGATATTTGAAGGTTCACTTGAGTCATTGCGTCGTTTCAAGGAGGACGTTTCTGAAGTGCGCGCAGGCATGGAATGTGGCATCGCGGTGAAGAACTACAACGATGTCAGGGCTGGCGACCAGATTGAAGTGTTCGAAAAGATCGAAGTGAAGCGAGAGGTCTAA
- the nusA gene encoding transcription termination factor NusA — MNKEILLVVEAVSNEKGVDREVIFQAIEAALETATKKKADEEIDVKVEINRKTGDYSTFRRWLVIEDAKEEEEGDDGLTTLTLSEAKKRQATIKAGEYLLDPMESVEFGRIAAQKAKQVIIQKVLEAERAQIVNAYKEKIGQLINGTVKKVTRDFIVLDMGNNAEALLPRAEMIPHEAFRVGDRVRSYLYDIQADGGKSPQILVSRTRPEMLIELFKIEVPEIGEELIEIKAAARDPGSRAKIAVKTNDGRIDPIGACVGMRGSRVQAVSGELGGERIDIVLWDDNPAQLVINAMSPAEVASIVVDEDTHTMDIAVKADQLSQAIGRHGQNVRLASELTGWTLNVMTEEEAQAKSAEEGEKVLKLFQEKLDVDEQVAEILTNEGFSSLEEIAYVPVQELLEIDGFDQTLVNTLRERAKAALLTQAIAEEQALEVEPAQDLMEMEGMDKQMAYKLASHGIVTREDLAEQSVDDLLDIGEIDEDTAAKLIMTARKIWFDDEAGKA, encoded by the coding sequence ATGAACAAAGAGATCTTATTGGTAGTTGAGGCTGTATCCAACGAAAAAGGTGTGGATAGAGAGGTTATTTTTCAGGCGATAGAAGCTGCCCTGGAAACGGCGACGAAAAAAAAGGCAGACGAAGAAATTGATGTCAAAGTCGAGATTAACCGCAAAACAGGCGATTATTCTACTTTCCGCCGTTGGCTGGTGATTGAAGATGCCAAAGAAGAAGAGGAAGGGGACGACGGCCTGACAACCCTGACATTGAGCGAAGCAAAAAAACGGCAAGCCACTATCAAGGCAGGCGAATACTTGTTGGACCCGATGGAATCCGTCGAGTTTGGCCGTATCGCTGCACAAAAAGCTAAGCAAGTGATTATTCAAAAGGTGCTGGAAGCCGAGCGCGCTCAAATTGTTAATGCTTATAAAGAAAAAATTGGCCAGCTCATTAATGGCACTGTCAAAAAAGTGACGCGTGATTTTATTGTGCTCGATATGGGCAATAATGCTGAAGCTCTCTTGCCGCGCGCTGAGATGATCCCTCACGAAGCTTTTCGCGTGGGTGACCGCGTTCGTTCCTACTTGTACGATATTCAGGCTGATGGCGGGAAAAGCCCGCAAATCCTGGTTAGCCGCACGCGTCCTGAAATGTTGATTGAACTTTTCAAGATTGAAGTGCCGGAGATAGGAGAGGAGCTGATCGAGATCAAAGCGGCTGCGCGAGACCCAGGATCACGTGCGAAGATTGCCGTTAAAACGAATGATGGACGCATCGATCCAATTGGTGCGTGCGTTGGCATGCGCGGTTCCCGCGTTCAGGCTGTTTCAGGCGAGCTGGGTGGAGAGCGTATCGATATCGTATTGTGGGATGACAACCCTGCGCAGCTTGTTATTAACGCTATGTCGCCGGCAGAAGTGGCTTCTATTGTAGTGGATGAAGATACCCATACAATGGATATTGCTGTCAAGGCGGACCAATTGTCTCAGGCGATTGGCAGACACGGTCAGAATGTGCGGCTGGCAAGCGAGTTAACCGGCTGGACGCTTAACGTGATGACAGAAGAGGAAGCGCAAGCCAAATCAGCAGAAGAAGGTGAAAAAGTGCTGAAATTGTTCCAGGAGAAACTGGATGTAGATGAGCAGGTCGCCGAGATTTTGACGAATGAAGGCTTTTCCTCACTGGAAGAAATCGCTTATGTGCCGGTGCAAGAACTATTGGAGATTGATGGTTTTGATCAGACCCTGGTGAATACCCTGCGCGAACGTGCCAAAGCGGCGCTGTTGACCCAGGCCATCGCTGAAGAACAGGCGTTGGAAGTTGAGCCTGCTCAGGACCTGATGGAGATGGAAGGCATGGACAAGCAGATGGCTTACAAGCTGGCAAGCCATGGCATCGTTACCCGCGAAGATCTGGCCGAGCAATCCGTGGATGATTTACTTGATATTGGAGAAATAGACGAAGATACAGCTGCTAAACTTATTATGACAGCCCGTAAAATCTGGTTTGATGATGAGGCTGGTAAGGCGTAA